In the genome of Myxococcus stipitatus, one region contains:
- a CDS encoding response regulator, with the protein MERRVLIVESQNDFALSMATVLKSAGYQTAMAATATDAQRELEKRRPDLVVLRAELPDQSGFTLCGQIKKGKWGQNLKVLLLSSDTGVDGLTQHRQTPGAADGYLVIPFEMGELASLSTGIVPPGTDDSDASLDAALSGNAPREAPPPMPAIRTNAGGPPKLPKRERRSAMTDEDRAFLDRAFQSIADRKAELLAESRQLKRPPPRRELMGTPEGKIQILRDELKTREAQLARISEIWSVRERELLTGEDRLHEKDVELQGLKMQVDDLLRRFNEAQQAMLQKEREHGATVDDLLLQKFSAEKDLIEVVASKEKDINVLRKEVHNRDDELARRGSELENLRGEFEKLDKHLNVVTLEFEVKEQKLQDTVRGHEAEIARLGKRGDDFESELGRTVSERDQRYAELDGEIQALQDRLQQTEQERDTTVRGLETRAAAAEDHGAQADAEIIRLNAERDALEAKLSQQVADLEADLARTTSEREQLRLDKDALEAELSQRIEDRDSKISTLDRELAETIARNERTEADLNSSIQQQLERIGELEGEVEAVKAHLADREAELSGELEALTDAKNALEEDLTGRIEALRIAKDALEEDLTRQLEEVRAAKAEQEADLTGQIQALTSQLSDTQGTLASTEQTLSETRGELEATSQTLNETQTRLAQTEEALSSTRGELEATSQTLSQTQDTLARTEQQLSDTQGTLANTEQTLSETRGELDATSQTLSQTQDTLARTEQQLSDTQGTLANTEQTLSETRGELEATSQTLNETQTRLAQTEEALSETRGELEATSQTLAQTQDTLARTEQQLSQTQATLAQTEGALAETRGELEATSQTLTQTQNTLEETRDELGTTTAQRDALKLELDETRGALQDTNDALARTTGERDQRTAELKALGEAKDALEQSLTQQIGQLRGDLSETLGNYEAERAAHEKLAAETSATIEALTGERDGLRSELEATSETLSQVQGQLAATRDTLSREQQAHTTSRQQAASTQAALQGELNEARNQVEELGEQLTITKHELGARVADVTQLTAQLAQVEDARATLKERLDTLTEESQRREELLQNDLANKGKELSDTLRKLTQVTQEKMRQAEVLNREVATRTEQLKAMETKLQTQATDAKRHADGLGQQMAGLNNQFELAKKALGEREEQLRAAGAQHQKLAQERDALTSNLQQAEARAQQQAQQTQQERAEAKRAADELAAKLAKAEQRVAQLTQEAQAKAADADAKAKDLQAQLAARAKKVQDLELALENAQGAKARAEKDLAAKVSAAEGKANEAAARLATAQKERKDLEARQLREVEELNTKQKAELERRDAIKAQEVTRLQQSVQEKSKALKVAELELARFKSKSPATPAPVAAKAAKAAPSADEDDLARSPQVNQTIPPAAAAPAKAAKPAAKAAPAAKKAPAPAPVMLGSDESEPTDRTMVVQLPVTTAPKEDDDWTALVDELDK; encoded by the coding sequence ATGGAGCGCCGCGTCCTCATCGTTGAAAGCCAGAACGACTTCGCCCTCAGCATGGCAACCGTGCTCAAGAGCGCGGGTTACCAAACCGCCATGGCGGCGACGGCCACGGATGCGCAGCGCGAGCTGGAAAAGCGCCGTCCGGATCTCGTCGTCCTCCGCGCCGAGCTGCCTGATCAATCCGGCTTCACGCTCTGCGGGCAGATCAAGAAGGGCAAGTGGGGCCAGAACCTCAAGGTCCTCCTGCTCTCGTCCGACACGGGCGTCGACGGGCTCACGCAGCACCGGCAGACCCCCGGCGCCGCCGATGGCTACCTCGTCATCCCCTTCGAGATGGGAGAGCTTGCCTCCCTCAGCACCGGCATCGTGCCCCCCGGCACGGATGACTCGGATGCATCGCTGGATGCCGCGCTCTCGGGCAACGCGCCGCGCGAGGCACCTCCGCCGATGCCCGCCATCCGCACCAACGCGGGCGGCCCGCCCAAGCTGCCCAAGCGCGAGCGCCGCAGCGCGATGACGGATGAGGACCGCGCCTTCCTCGACCGCGCGTTCCAGTCCATCGCCGACCGCAAGGCGGAGCTGCTCGCCGAGTCCCGCCAGCTCAAGCGCCCTCCCCCGCGCCGCGAGCTGATGGGCACGCCGGAAGGCAAGATCCAGATCCTCCGCGACGAGCTCAAGACGCGCGAGGCGCAGCTCGCCCGCATCTCCGAAATCTGGAGCGTGCGCGAGCGCGAGCTGCTGACGGGCGAGGACCGGCTCCACGAGAAGGACGTGGAGCTCCAGGGCCTCAAGATGCAGGTGGACGACCTGCTGCGCCGCTTCAACGAAGCGCAGCAGGCCATGCTCCAGAAGGAGCGTGAGCACGGCGCCACCGTCGACGACCTGCTGCTCCAGAAGTTCTCCGCGGAGAAGGACCTCATCGAGGTCGTCGCCTCCAAGGAAAAGGACATCAACGTCCTGCGCAAGGAGGTCCACAACCGCGACGACGAGCTCGCGCGGCGAGGCTCCGAGCTGGAGAACCTGCGCGGCGAGTTCGAGAAGCTGGACAAGCACCTCAACGTCGTCACGCTCGAGTTCGAGGTCAAGGAGCAGAAGCTCCAGGACACCGTCCGCGGACACGAGGCGGAGATTGCCCGGCTGGGCAAGCGCGGTGACGACTTCGAGTCGGAGCTGGGCCGCACCGTCAGCGAGCGGGACCAGCGCTACGCCGAGCTGGATGGCGAGATTCAGGCGCTCCAGGATCGGCTGCAGCAGACCGAGCAGGAGCGCGACACCACCGTCCGTGGACTCGAGACCCGCGCCGCCGCCGCCGAGGACCATGGCGCCCAGGCTGACGCGGAGATCATCCGACTGAACGCGGAGCGCGACGCCCTCGAGGCGAAGCTCAGCCAGCAGGTGGCCGACCTGGAGGCGGACCTCGCGCGCACCACCAGCGAGCGCGAGCAGCTCCGGCTGGACAAGGATGCCCTGGAGGCGGAGCTCTCCCAGCGCATCGAGGACCGCGACTCGAAGATCTCCACGCTGGACCGCGAGCTCGCCGAGACCATCGCTCGCAACGAGCGCACCGAGGCGGACCTCAACTCCAGCATCCAGCAGCAGCTGGAGCGCATCGGCGAACTCGAGGGCGAGGTCGAAGCCGTCAAGGCGCACCTGGCCGACCGCGAGGCCGAGCTGAGCGGCGAGCTGGAGGCACTCACCGACGCGAAGAACGCGCTCGAAGAGGACCTCACGGGCCGCATCGAGGCCCTGCGCATCGCCAAGGACGCGCTGGAAGAGGACCTCACCCGGCAGCTCGAGGAAGTGCGCGCGGCGAAGGCGGAGCAGGAAGCCGACCTCACGGGCCAGATCCAGGCCCTCACCTCGCAGCTCTCGGACACGCAGGGCACCCTCGCCAGCACGGAGCAGACGCTCTCCGAGACGCGCGGCGAACTCGAAGCCACCAGCCAGACGCTGAACGAGACGCAGACCCGCCTGGCCCAGACGGAAGAGGCGCTCTCGTCCACGCGCGGCGAGCTCGAGGCCACCAGCCAGACGCTCTCGCAGACCCAGGACACTCTCGCGCGCACCGAGCAGCAGCTCTCGGACACGCAGGGCACGCTGGCCAACACGGAGCAGACCCTCTCCGAGACGCGCGGCGAGCTGGACGCGACCAGCCAGACGCTCTCGCAGACCCAGGACACGCTCGCGCGCACCGAGCAGCAGCTCTCGGACACGCAGGGCACGCTGGCCAACACGGAGCAGACCCTCTCCGAGACGCGCGGCGAGCTCGAGGCCACCAGCCAGACGCTGAACGAGACGCAGACCCGCCTGGCACAGACGGAGGAAGCGCTCTCCGAGACGCGCGGCGAGCTCGAGGCCACCAGCCAGACGCTGGCGCAGACCCAGGACACGCTCGCTCGCACCGAGCAGCAGCTCTCGCAGACCCAGGCCACGCTGGCGCAGACGGAAGGCGCGCTGGCCGAGACGCGCGGCGAGCTGGAGGCCACCAGCCAGACCCTCACCCAGACGCAGAACACGCTGGAGGAGACGCGCGACGAGCTGGGCACCACCACCGCACAGCGCGACGCGCTCAAGCTCGAGCTGGATGAGACCCGCGGAGCGCTGCAGGACACGAACGACGCCCTGGCGAGGACCACGGGCGAGCGCGACCAGCGCACCGCCGAGCTCAAGGCGCTGGGCGAGGCGAAGGACGCGCTGGAGCAGTCCCTCACGCAGCAGATTGGCCAGCTCCGCGGAGACCTCTCCGAGACGCTGGGCAACTACGAGGCGGAGCGGGCCGCGCACGAGAAGCTCGCCGCCGAGACGAGCGCGACCATCGAGGCCCTCACGGGCGAGCGCGACGGGCTGCGCTCCGAGCTGGAGGCCACCAGCGAGACGCTCTCGCAGGTGCAGGGTCAGCTCGCCGCCACCCGGGACACGCTGTCGCGCGAGCAGCAGGCCCACACCACCAGCCGGCAGCAGGCCGCCAGCACCCAGGCCGCGCTGCAGGGCGAGCTCAACGAGGCGCGCAACCAGGTGGAGGAGCTGGGCGAACAGCTCACCATCACCAAGCACGAGCTGGGCGCTCGGGTGGCGGACGTCACCCAGCTGACCGCGCAGCTCGCGCAGGTGGAGGACGCGCGGGCCACCCTCAAGGAGCGCCTGGACACCCTCACCGAGGAGTCCCAGCGCCGCGAGGAGCTGCTCCAGAACGACCTGGCCAACAAGGGCAAGGAGCTGTCGGACACGCTGCGCAAGCTGACGCAGGTGACGCAGGAGAAGATGCGTCAGGCCGAGGTGCTCAACCGCGAGGTGGCCACCCGGACCGAGCAGCTCAAGGCGATGGAGACCAAGCTCCAGACGCAGGCCACCGATGCCAAGCGCCATGCGGATGGACTCGGTCAGCAGATGGCCGGGCTCAACAACCAGTTCGAGCTGGCGAAGAAGGCGCTCGGCGAGCGCGAGGAGCAGCTGCGCGCGGCGGGTGCCCAGCACCAGAAGCTGGCGCAGGAGCGCGACGCTCTCACGAGCAACCTCCAGCAGGCCGAGGCCCGGGCGCAGCAGCAGGCCCAGCAGACGCAGCAGGAGCGCGCGGAGGCCAAGCGCGCCGCGGACGAGCTGGCGGCGAAGCTGGCCAAGGCCGAGCAGCGCGTCGCCCAGCTCACCCAGGAAGCCCAGGCGAAGGCCGCCGACGCCGACGCGAAGGCCAAGGACCTGCAAGCGCAGCTCGCCGCTCGCGCCAAGAAGGTCCAGGACCTGGAGCTCGCGCTGGAGAACGCCCAGGGCGCCAAGGCCCGCGCGGAGAAGGACCTGGCCGCGAAGGTCTCCGCCGCCGAGGGCAAGGCCAACGAGGCCGCCGCTCGCCTCGCCACCGCGCAGAAGGAGCGCAAGGACCTGGAGGCGCGGCAGCTGCGCGAGGTCGAGGAGCTCAACACCAAGCAGAAGGCCGAGCTCGAGCGCCGCGACGCCATCAAGGCCCAGGAAGTGACGCGCCTGCAGCAGTCCGTGCAGGAGAAGAGCAAGGCGCTCAAGGTCGCCGAGCTGGAGCTGGCTCGCTTCAAGAGCAAGTCACCCGCCACGCCCGCGCCCGTCGCCGCGAAGGCCGCCAAGGCCGCGCCCTCGGCGGACGAAGACGACCTGGCCCGCTCTCCGCAGGTCAACCAGACCATCCCTCCGGCCGCCGCCGCGCCCGCGAAGGCCGCGAAGCCCGCCGCCAAGGCCGCGCCCGCCGCGAAGAAGGCCCCGGCTCCCGCACCCGTCATGTTGGGGAGCGACGAGTCGGAGCCCACCGACCGCACCATGGTCGTTCAGCTCCCCGTTACCACCGCTCCCAAGGAAGACGACGACTGGACCGCGCTGGTGGACGAGCTGGACAAGTAG
- a CDS encoding glycosyltransferase, giving the protein MPGPSGSSRRLTEYLKALPDRFSVVVLSAKTPDHSHIEKYQGARLLRVPVGSGDLASRIQAFERAVRRQLESEEYALAHFTDPFGGYALCELKGDYGYRLIYEAQTFPSQELRYTHPQTEGDRRFLSKIRRQELFCLMNADLIVTGSQTTRSYIQSLGASEELVRVLRAPVDLAPFSPDVMGAPDGEPLRLMYLGSHVGWQGLPTLLRAVALANEQVEAKLTLVGAQHPDWQPHLDELVKELGLTDRVEFQAPVHHDDVAKVLALADVGVLALDDVERNRVQGGPLAKVSEYCAAGRPILAADLPVCRELVPDDVAVFFPPGNSRAMADRIIELARDVPRRIEMGTRAREHAEAALDASSIRGQLLDLYDSLLEKRTGPVTSTREDDLPMPTMVTGTPTNRLAMLLPPDSGRVKIPQVEKRETVAQHVAPPPEAAAEEPPVVMGMVLEDGFDTRLVKTEPDARPVEPPVVMGLPLRERASSAASSSARGATASPPEETTPPEASSAIAPDPTPVTPIRAAQPESREDTDAASDDSGEDARQASAGEHGARSRRSTPPMLGDEPPAPTPVEPPAPTPIIRMPASLLPDEPPSPTPIIRAPVALQGEEPPAPTPIIRAPASLQRDDAPMSNGRGSLSARRDDEVQAPTPIVPMRSVLASRSTSARVETPSRRMSSLGVLSKSAQSNEGERGGARTEAPRESKRPSGRTRTVSGTEARTGSAVEAEKSSGHGGTGAESEGGAGRAGVTTDAEKTGSTSETERSLARSSVTADTEPRAGRTSTTPEPELLSERSADAEPVAERTGAAPEPELLPGHGEPSSVGDTKQRSEKAHPEPEHSAAGTVEVSTGRTGTSSKSEREVEEDGASKETGTASTSESESGRVDAAPESEHSTNGAVSTAEAESQAGRADGRIIADHEEGHSPRRSDAPQTESQSGHVGGDSDEEQSTKGIGITAEAASQSGRSDAEHAPPRSAPPQTDAQSGHVGGDSDEEQSTKGIGIAAEAASQSGRSDAEHAPPRSDATAKTATQPEHIGGDEDNEQSTKSVDATSETDPKAERLGADLDEEQAPSRSGTAPEKESQAGRVGALAEVKSLSGRASPLSESDRHTGNAPASSNEDSASGHRRPSADEAPASAHDTTPETSDVPESEQHLDSEEAPDPELVSEGSPSVPESRRHTARTGTVSNEAASSSTADTSPSSGSSASTVEAEPASAHIDTSPVEERAPSRRTVFDFAPRSRTTPPIVEHERPRGDTDRLPPLSRSSTPRGATSESERTPPILSESSRAPASRGASSEPERAPPILTESGRGSAPRGTSSEPERAPPVLTGSSRRASSEPERPPPLLTESPRATPSRGSTSVPERPPPILTPGSATKPERPSSPDAERGPPVLRPHATESERPPALPPRASAPPPVPRQRPPRLMSIDGPPRLEPIEASPSRPGPLNVKSAEPEDEPEEISEDEAQAIEEGDEDGATPPHARPRLDEPDEISSDEVEEAEVSVSSAARLIEDEDLQEAEADEAIAEPPPEDEAPAPEPLPSMLNPWFAQLAHGYCPPEGTRFARHTPPTTFPGRDDDTDPSRLPPSPPAQGVVRGKGQ; this is encoded by the coding sequence ATCCCCGGACCCTCCGGTTCGTCACGCCGTTTGACCGAGTACCTCAAGGCGTTGCCGGACCGGTTCTCCGTGGTGGTGCTATCGGCGAAGACGCCGGACCATTCCCATATCGAGAAGTACCAGGGTGCCCGGCTCCTGCGCGTGCCGGTCGGCTCGGGTGACCTGGCCTCGAGAATCCAGGCGTTTGAGCGCGCCGTGCGCCGACAGCTGGAGAGCGAGGAGTATGCCCTCGCCCACTTCACGGACCCCTTCGGGGGATACGCGTTGTGCGAGCTGAAGGGCGACTACGGCTACCGCCTCATCTACGAAGCGCAGACCTTCCCCTCGCAGGAGCTTCGCTACACGCACCCGCAGACAGAGGGAGACCGGCGCTTCCTCTCGAAGATTCGCAGGCAGGAGCTGTTCTGCCTGATGAACGCGGACCTCATCGTCACCGGCTCCCAGACGACGCGCTCGTACATCCAGTCTCTCGGTGCGAGCGAGGAGCTCGTTCGCGTCCTGCGCGCCCCCGTCGACCTGGCGCCCTTCTCGCCCGACGTCATGGGCGCACCGGACGGAGAGCCCCTGCGGCTGATGTACCTGGGCAGCCACGTCGGCTGGCAGGGACTTCCGACGCTGCTGCGCGCCGTCGCGCTCGCGAATGAGCAGGTCGAGGCAAAGCTGACGCTGGTGGGCGCACAGCATCCGGACTGGCAGCCGCACCTGGATGAGCTCGTGAAGGAGCTCGGCCTCACGGACCGGGTGGAGTTCCAGGCGCCCGTGCACCACGACGATGTCGCCAAGGTGCTCGCGCTGGCGGATGTGGGCGTGCTCGCGCTGGACGACGTGGAGCGCAACCGCGTTCAGGGAGGCCCGCTCGCGAAGGTCTCCGAGTACTGCGCCGCGGGTCGCCCCATCCTCGCCGCCGACCTGCCCGTCTGCCGGGAGCTGGTCCCGGATGATGTGGCTGTCTTTTTCCCACCGGGGAACAGCCGGGCCATGGCGGACCGCATCATCGAGCTGGCGCGAGATGTTCCGCGGCGCATCGAGATGGGCACCCGGGCCCGCGAGCATGCCGAGGCCGCGCTCGACGCCTCGTCCATCCGAGGACAGCTGCTGGACCTCTACGATTCGCTGCTGGAGAAGCGAACGGGTCCGGTGACCAGCACTCGCGAGGACGACCTGCCCATGCCGACCATGGTGACGGGGACTCCGACCAATCGGCTCGCGATGCTGCTGCCGCCGGACAGCGGGCGGGTGAAGATTCCCCAAGTCGAGAAGCGGGAGACCGTCGCGCAGCACGTCGCCCCGCCGCCGGAAGCCGCCGCGGAAGAGCCCCCCGTGGTGATGGGGATGGTGCTGGAGGATGGGTTCGATACCCGCCTCGTCAAGACGGAGCCGGATGCTCGCCCCGTCGAGCCGCCCGTGGTGATGGGCTTGCCGTTGCGCGAGCGTGCTTCTTCGGCTGCATCGAGCAGCGCGCGGGGAGCGACGGCTTCGCCTCCTGAGGAGACCACTCCGCCCGAAGCGTCTTCCGCGATTGCGCCGGACCCGACGCCCGTGACGCCCATCCGCGCCGCGCAACCTGAGTCGAGGGAGGACACCGACGCGGCCTCGGACGATTCGGGCGAGGACGCCAGGCAGGCATCCGCGGGCGAGCACGGCGCGAGGTCGCGGCGGAGCACGCCACCGATGCTCGGGGATGAGCCACCGGCCCCTACTCCCGTGGAGCCACCGGCGCCAACGCCCATCATCCGAATGCCGGCGTCACTCCTGCCGGATGAGCCGCCGTCTCCGACGCCCATCATCCGGGCTCCGGTGGCATTGCAGGGAGAGGAGCCGCCCGCCCCCACGCCCATCATTCGGGCTCCCGCGTCGCTGCAGCGAGATGACGCCCCGATGTCCAATGGCCGGGGCTCGCTGAGCGCGAGGCGGGACGATGAAGTGCAGGCCCCCACGCCCATCGTCCCCATGCGCTCCGTGCTCGCGAGTCGGAGCACGTCGGCGCGCGTGGAGACGCCTTCGCGGCGGATGTCGTCGCTCGGTGTTCTGTCGAAGAGTGCACAGTCCAACGAGGGCGAGCGCGGTGGTGCCCGCACGGAGGCTCCTCGTGAGTCGAAGCGCCCCTCGGGACGCACTCGCACGGTCTCCGGGACCGAGGCGCGCACCGGGTCTGCTGTCGAGGCGGAGAAGTCCTCGGGCCACGGCGGCACGGGTGCCGAGTCCGAAGGAGGCGCGGGACGCGCAGGGGTGACCACCGACGCGGAGAAGACTGGCTCAACCTCGGAGACGGAGCGCTCGCTGGCACGCAGCAGTGTCACAGCCGATACGGAGCCTCGCGCGGGACGCACGAGCACCACGCCAGAGCCTGAGCTCCTGTCGGAACGCAGCGCCGACGCGGAACCTGTCGCCGAGCGGACTGGAGCCGCACCAGAACCTGAGCTCCTGCCAGGGCACGGCGAGCCCTCTTCTGTCGGCGACACGAAGCAGCGCTCGGAGAAAGCGCATCCGGAGCCCGAGCATTCCGCCGCAGGCACCGTAGAAGTGTCCACCGGGCGGACCGGAACATCATCCAAGTCAGAGCGCGAAGTCGAAGAGGACGGCGCCTCGAAGGAAACGGGCACCGCGTCCACGTCGGAGAGCGAGTCGGGGCGTGTTGATGCCGCCCCTGAGTCGGAACATTCGACGAATGGAGCGGTGAGCACGGCCGAGGCTGAGTCCCAGGCGGGCCGTGCCGATGGGCGCATCATTGCCGACCACGAAGAGGGACACTCCCCGCGGCGGAGCGACGCCCCCCAGACCGAATCGCAGTCGGGACACGTCGGTGGCGATTCGGACGAGGAACAGTCCACGAAGGGAATCGGCATCACGGCTGAGGCGGCCTCCCAGTCGGGACGCAGCGACGCGGAACACGCCCCACCGCGAAGCGCCCCCCCCCAGACCGATGCGCAGTCGGGTCACGTGGGTGGCGACTCGGACGAGGAACAGTCCACGAAGGGGATCGGCATCGCGGCTGAGGCGGCCTCCCAGTCGGGGCGCAGCGACGCGGAACACGCGCCACCGCGAAGCGACGCCACAGCCAAGACCGCGACACAGCCGGAACACATCGGTGGCGATGAGGACAACGAGCAGTCCACGAAGAGCGTAGACGCCACCTCCGAGACCGACCCCAAGGCAGAGCGCCTCGGTGCCGACCTCGACGAAGAGCAGGCCCCGAGCCGAAGTGGCACCGCGCCCGAGAAGGAGTCGCAGGCAGGACGCGTTGGTGCTCTCGCGGAGGTGAAGTCCCTCTCGGGACGCGCCTCACCTCTGTCGGAGTCCGACCGGCACACGGGGAACGCGCCTGCCTCATCCAATGAGGACTCCGCATCGGGACATCGTCGCCCGTCCGCCGACGAGGCCCCAGCCTCCGCGCACGACACCACGCCGGAGACGAGCGACGTCCCGGAGTCGGAGCAACATCTCGACTCGGAGGAAGCGCCCGACCCGGAACTCGTCTCTGAGGGCAGTCCTTCCGTACCGGAATCCAGACGACACACGGCACGCACGGGCACCGTGTCGAACGAGGCAGCCTCATCCTCGACAGCCGACACGTCCCCTTCATCGGGCTCCAGCGCCTCCACCGTCGAGGCCGAGCCCGCTTCGGCTCACATCGACACATCGCCCGTCGAGGAACGGGCACCGAGCCGAAGAACGGTCTTCGATTTCGCGCCGCGAAGTCGCACCACGCCCCCCATCGTCGAACATGAGCGGCCGCGCGGTGACACAGACCGCCTCCCACCACTCAGCCGAAGCTCCACTCCCCGCGGTGCCACCTCCGAATCCGAGCGCACGCCCCCCATCCTTTCGGAGTCCAGTCGCGCCCCCGCATCACGAGGTGCCTCCTCCGAGCCCGAGCGCGCGCCGCCCATCCTCACGGAGTCCGGCCGCGGATCAGCCCCTCGAGGCACCTCCTCCGAACCCGAGCGCGCACCGCCCGTCCTGACGGGATCCAGTCGCAGAGCCAGCTCCGAGCCCGAGCGGCCACCGCCCCTCTTGACGGAGTCCCCTCGCGCCACGCCCTCACGCGGATCCACCTCTGTCCCGGAGCGTCCGCCTCCCATCCTCACACCGGGCTCCGCCACGAAGCCGGAGCGCCCCTCTTCGCCCGACGCGGAGCGTGGACCTCCCGTCCTCCGCCCCCACGCCACGGAATCCGAGCGGCCCCCCGCCCTGCCACCTCGTGCCAGCGCGCCTCCGCCCGTCCCGCGTCAGCGGCCCCCCCGGCTCATGTCCATCGATGGCCCCCCTCGGCTGGAGCCCATCGAAGCGTCCCCCTCACGCCCCGGTCCGCTCAACGTCAAGTCCGCCGAGCCCGAGGACGAACCCGAGGAGATCTCCGAGGACGAGGCCCAGGCCATCGAGGAGGGCGACGAGGATGGCGCCACGCCCCCTCACGCGCGCCCGCGCCTGGACGAACCGGATGAGATCAGCAGCGACGAGGTCGAGGAGGCCGAGGTCTCCGTCAGCAGCGCCGCGCGCCTGATTGAAGACGAGGACCTCCAGGAGGCCGAGGCCGACGAAGCCATCGCGGAACCACCCCCGGAGGACGAAGCTCCTGCCCCCGAGCCGCTCCCCTCGATGCTCAATCCCTGGTTCGCGCAGCTCGCCCACGGCTACTGTCCACCCGAAGGCACTCGGTTCGCCCGCCACACGCCTCCGACCACCTTCCCAGGACGGGATGACGATACAGATCCGTCCCGACTGCCCCCTTCCCCCCCGGCGCAGGGTGTGGTTCGCGGCAAGGGCCAGTGA
- a CDS encoding DUF4912 domain-containing protein: MDDLKSVTVGSLRELARKHLGSGYSKLKKAELIAALAAFVPALARLARLLGIKVPPRRGAETRPEPPALASSSTPSQKKPSEEGRVSTSQRMAAKRASEKPDGPPTTPQAQVVNFPPRPRGTKEASPPLPSAPEVESRPPSRAANGPVTPTPSSASPPAAQLPAPPLIEGFFVARVRGEEEVRRHHLQDERVPEELAAPSAEEDAEGLGALPSEYQDDTTLLLPKDPHTLFALWDYSAATRDRAMNGLQAPRAVLRVFNGEDLVREVDCALESRSYYIHGLPAGKPYRVEAHFVGRDGRSQRIGPSSNRVTLPPAGVSSDTTVRFLRRPVPVDESATTAPPPTFSPEVHEAKEREYITWHRVSLPGSAGSRDVPVLHREALGPVERPPPRRREGGAFTGNEVPFEHVGRAPGASDQRYLASHRYLEAQARAPGASDMRYAQGLVHPTSTSRAFEYLEMGPERARDHGGERAIGGTELNYFELPKRPPGASGPLDVDSQRKPPSGGGRS, encoded by the coding sequence ATGGACGACCTCAAGAGCGTCACCGTCGGTTCCCTGAGGGAGCTGGCTCGGAAGCACCTGGGGAGCGGATACAGCAAGCTCAAGAAGGCCGAACTGATTGCCGCCCTGGCCGCGTTCGTGCCCGCGCTCGCCAGGCTCGCCCGGCTGCTTGGAATCAAGGTCCCTCCCAGGCGGGGCGCGGAGACGAGGCCCGAGCCCCCAGCGCTCGCCTCGTCTTCCACCCCGTCCCAGAAGAAGCCCTCGGAGGAGGGACGTGTCTCGACCTCCCAGCGCATGGCGGCCAAGCGCGCATCCGAGAAGCCCGACGGCCCACCCACCACGCCGCAGGCCCAGGTCGTGAACTTTCCTCCGAGGCCCCGAGGGACGAAAGAGGCCTCGCCACCGCTCCCCTCGGCGCCCGAGGTGGAGTCCCGTCCTCCTTCGCGAGCGGCGAACGGTCCGGTGACTCCGACTCCCAGTTCCGCGAGTCCGCCCGCAGCGCAGCTTCCCGCGCCGCCGTTGATTGAAGGCTTCTTCGTCGCGCGCGTCAGGGGCGAGGAGGAGGTCCGCCGTCATCACCTCCAGGACGAGCGAGTCCCCGAGGAGCTGGCCGCGCCCTCCGCGGAGGAAGACGCCGAGGGGCTGGGAGCCTTGCCGTCCGAGTACCAGGACGACACGACGCTGCTCCTGCCCAAGGACCCGCACACGCTCTTCGCCCTCTGGGACTACAGCGCCGCCACGCGGGACCGGGCGATGAACGGACTGCAGGCGCCTCGCGCCGTGCTGAGGGTCTTCAACGGGGAGGACCTCGTGCGCGAGGTGGATTGCGCGCTCGAGTCGCGCAGCTACTACATCCATGGTCTGCCCGCGGGAAAGCCCTACCGGGTCGAGGCCCACTTCGTCGGTCGCGATGGTCGCTCACAGCGCATCGGTCCTTCGAGCAATCGCGTGACGCTTCCGCCCGCGGGAGTGTCGTCGGACACGACCGTCCGTTTCCTGCGGCGCCCCGTTCCCGTCGATGAGAGCGCCACCACCGCGCCGCCGCCCACGTTCAGTCCCGAGGTCCACGAGGCGAAGGAGCGCGAGTACATCACGTGGCACCGCGTCAGCCTCCCTGGGAGCGCGGGCTCGAGGGATGTCCCGGTGCTTCATCGAGAGGCTCTCGGTCCTGTCGAGCGTCCTCCACCGCGAAGAAGAGAGGGTGGGGCGTTCACGGGGAACGAGGTTCCCTTCGAGCATGTCGGGCGTGCGCCGGGGGCGTCGGACCAGCGCTACCTCGCGTCGCACCGCTATCTCGAGGCTCAGGCGCGTGCGCCCGGGGCTTCGGACATGCGGTACGCGCAGGGGCTCGTGCATCCGACGTCCACGTCCCGTGCATTCGAATATCTCGAGATGGGACCCGAGCGTGCCCGGGACCATGGTGGTGAGCGCGCCATCGGTGGCACCGAGCTGAACTACTTCGAGTTGCCCAAGCGTCCGCCCGGGGCCTCGGGGCCCTTGGATGTGGACTCCCAGCGCAAGCCACCTTCGGGGGGTGGCCGCTCGTGA